One segment of Thermococcus sp. DNA contains the following:
- a CDS encoding ABC transporter ATP-binding protein codes for MIEVRNLTKHYEFGNVTALKGINLTFEDRRFYVIAGPSGSGKTTLLNILSGIDGPTSGEVLVDGVRIHSLKEKELRRYRLENFGIVFQFFYLVPYLTGLENVLLPMKYSKKVENPEKRARELLKLVNAEHLANKLPEHMSGGEMQRVAIARALANRPRYLFADEPTANLDWENKIRIWELLRKVNREEGVTVIAATHERDFFRFADVVITLRDGEVHEVKNNPQKA; via the coding sequence GTGATTGAGGTTCGCAACCTGACCAAGCACTACGAGTTCGGCAACGTTACGGCCCTTAAGGGGATAAACCTGACCTTCGAGGACAGGCGGTTCTACGTTATCGCCGGACCCTCTGGAAGCGGTAAGACGACGCTCCTCAACATCCTGAGCGGAATCGACGGGCCAACTTCTGGCGAGGTTCTCGTTGACGGCGTCAGGATTCATTCGCTGAAGGAGAAGGAGCTGAGGCGTTACCGCCTCGAAAACTTTGGAATCGTTTTTCAGTTCTTCTACCTCGTGCCTTATCTTACGGGCCTTGAGAACGTTTTGCTTCCGATGAAGTACTCAAAGAAGGTTGAGAACCCCGAGAAGAGGGCGAGGGAGCTTTTGAAGTTGGTGAACGCGGAGCACCTAGCCAATAAACTTCCCGAGCACATGAGTGGCGGCGAGATGCAGAGAGTAGCGATAGCCAGAGCTTTAGCGAACAGGCCAAGATACCTCTTTGCCGACGAGCCGACGGCCAACCTCGACTGGGAGAACAAAATTAGAATCTGGGAGCTTCTGAGGAAGGTGAACCGCGAGGAGGGCGTTACGGTCATAGCGGCGACTCACGAGAGAGACTTTTTCCGCTTTGCTGACGTCGTGATAACCCTCAGGGACGGTGAGGTTCATGAGGTTAAAAACAACCCTCAGAAAGCTTAA
- a CDS encoding ABC transporter permease, with the protein MRLKTTLRKLKHEKKAAVVVFITFLFVSLGVNFTLAGVGSVTKAVSDFTRIGNVEFIVQGVNVENLTRFGEVVNYLYFNESRVEFNGKEYTALIGYGRFDVPKVQSSPEGVYVLAFPEAKRGDKIQINGKTYTVLGSYYYLMGEPIVLTREKGSSLYVFMRCNDTEALSNFLMKHAKVVYFTVYRKGQAPYMDTMRSVENFAMSFFYLLLGASLLIIVLISLTHVRGNTREVGILKALGLPDSFVSFLFIGDYLFIALLAYLIGIPLGIWLGYAYMNSHFMPLKPNYTYPLGWDVLIVLIIALILSLPYVYVSRLKPIEALRFTPKKSSSLRFFLVFFMVFLASSSAYFGIRGIENYLSFNYPFNLWAWGSPSKITGLPGEKAGYLSGQEVNGITTEIYFLNYTSSFEKTLIAGRWFKKPDEAVIEFGVAKKLGLKVGDTVRVRLLGEVRTYRVAGISYMNFYDGRAIFLPKVSFVPDEEVFLKVSNPEEWKERLTAQGLKAITVEDLKRQTENNLKLFKTAVYSVMVVIFLISLFALFALVYLDIEGSEKVYATLKAIGIPNSHVWRGLLKKAVPSLVTGSLLALPISLKLGEYIGDMVVPAKLGPSDIVKVLPPLTGFYALYAVFLVVITNRVFNRLDVIKALRS; encoded by the coding sequence ATGAGGTTAAAAACAACCCTCAGAAAGCTTAAACATGAGAAGAAAGCGGCTGTCGTCGTTTTCATAACGTTCCTCTTTGTGAGCCTCGGGGTCAACTTCACTCTAGCCGGTGTTGGGAGCGTCACCAAGGCAGTCAGCGACTTCACCCGGATTGGAAACGTTGAGTTCATTGTTCAAGGCGTGAACGTTGAGAACCTCACCCGCTTTGGCGAGGTCGTCAACTACCTTTACTTCAACGAGAGTAGGGTCGAGTTTAACGGGAAGGAATACACCGCTTTAATCGGCTACGGACGCTTTGATGTTCCCAAGGTTCAGAGTTCACCTGAAGGCGTTTACGTTCTGGCCTTTCCTGAAGCTAAGCGGGGCGATAAAATCCAGATCAACGGAAAAACATACACCGTGTTGGGGTCGTACTACTATCTCATGGGTGAACCCATAGTCCTGACGAGGGAGAAAGGAAGCTCCCTCTACGTTTTCATGCGCTGCAATGATACGGAAGCCCTCTCGAACTTCCTGATGAAGCATGCCAAAGTTGTTTACTTTACAGTTTACAGGAAAGGCCAAGCGCCCTACATGGACACGATGAGGAGCGTCGAGAACTTCGCCATGAGCTTCTTTTACCTCCTTCTCGGGGCTTCGCTGCTCATTATCGTCTTGATATCATTAACTCACGTGAGGGGAAACACGAGGGAAGTTGGGATCCTGAAAGCCCTTGGACTGCCCGATTCGTTCGTGTCGTTTCTATTCATCGGAGACTACCTGTTCATTGCACTTCTAGCCTATTTAATTGGGATTCCCCTTGGCATCTGGCTCGGCTACGCCTACATGAATTCACATTTCATGCCCCTGAAACCTAACTACACCTATCCGCTGGGGTGGGATGTCCTTATAGTTCTCATAATAGCTCTGATTCTCTCTTTACCTTACGTCTACGTCTCTCGCCTCAAGCCAATCGAGGCCCTGCGCTTCACCCCGAAGAAAAGCTCATCCCTGAGGTTCTTCCTCGTCTTCTTTATGGTCTTCCTCGCGTCTTCCTCGGCCTACTTCGGAATCAGGGGAATCGAGAACTACCTCAGCTTTAACTACCCCTTCAACCTGTGGGCCTGGGGCAGTCCCTCGAAAATCACCGGATTGCCCGGCGAAAAAGCCGGTTACCTTTCCGGGCAGGAAGTGAATGGAATAACGACCGAGATTTACTTCCTCAACTACACGAGCAGCTTCGAGAAAACGCTTATAGCAGGTAGATGGTTCAAAAAGCCCGACGAAGCAGTTATCGAGTTCGGCGTTGCCAAAAAGCTTGGCCTTAAGGTTGGGGACACCGTCAGGGTCAGACTCCTCGGGGAGGTGAGAACGTACAGGGTCGCGGGAATAAGCTACATGAACTTCTACGATGGCAGGGCTATTTTCCTACCGAAGGTTTCCTTTGTGCCAGATGAGGAGGTCTTTCTGAAGGTTAGTAATCCTGAGGAGTGGAAGGAGAGGCTGACGGCTCAGGGACTCAAAGCAATTACCGTGGAAGACCTCAAGAGACAGACCGAGAACAATCTAAAGCTCTTCAAAACAGCGGTTTACAGCGTTATGGTTGTGATATTTCTCATCAGCCTCTTTGCGCTCTTCGCGTTGGTTTACCTTGATATTGAGGGCAGCGAGAAGGTCTACGCAACGCTCAAAGCCATAGGGATTCCTAATTCCCATGTTTGGAGAGGGTTACTCAAAAAGGCCGTTCCATCGCTCGTCACCGGTTCACTGCTCGCGCTTCCCATAAGCCTGAAACTTGGAGAGTACATCGGCGACATGGTCGTTCCGGCCAAGCTCGGCCCCAGTGATATCGTAAAGGTCCTTCCGCCCTTGACTGGCTTTTACGCCCTCTACGCGGTCTTCCTGGTCGTAATAACGAACAGGGTTTTCAACCGCCTCGACGTCATTAAAGCGCTGAGAAGTTAG
- a CDS encoding GTPase: MKQKKAWRVVKEVIDEADLIVEVVDARDPIGTRNRKLEKLVQESGKPLLIVMNKADLVPKEWAEEYKRRSDIPLVFISARERKGTGILRKEIKKLAKPILEEQGKVKVALIGYPNVGKSTIINTLKGKRAVGTAPIPGYTKGKQLIRLSKRIWLLDSPGVVPIDDFDELVIKGGFPADKIEEPVKPALKLIGRILETRREAITEKFGIKEFESEEEILRKIGERRGLIKSGGEVDLEETARWLLREWQTGRFTLFASEEERERDFVWDFGEILDEVERELLLDPRRILWKYGDELREKLDNQKRVGVREIEGVTVGIATGFKKCDSALKFLEELTGRSVLAGECFGKKWKGAIAVMD; encoded by the coding sequence ATGAAGCAGAAGAAAGCGTGGCGAGTGGTAAAGGAGGTAATAGATGAGGCCGACCTTATAGTTGAGGTAGTCGACGCCAGGGACCCCATAGGAACTCGAAACAGAAAGCTCGAAAAGCTCGTCCAAGAGAGCGGGAAGCCACTCCTCATAGTCATGAACAAGGCAGACCTGGTTCCAAAGGAATGGGCAGAGGAGTACAAGAGGAGGAGCGATATACCCCTTGTCTTCATAAGTGCTCGAGAGAGGAAGGGAACTGGAATCCTGCGGAAGGAAATCAAAAAGCTCGCGAAACCTATCCTCGAGGAGCAGGGAAAAGTCAAAGTCGCCCTAATCGGTTATCCCAACGTGGGTAAAAGCACGATAATAAACACCCTCAAAGGGAAAAGGGCAGTCGGAACGGCCCCAATACCCGGCTACACGAAGGGAAAACAGCTCATAAGGCTCAGCAAGAGGATATGGCTCCTCGACAGTCCTGGCGTCGTTCCGATAGATGATTTCGACGAACTGGTTATAAAGGGTGGCTTTCCAGCGGATAAGATAGAGGAACCCGTAAAGCCAGCCCTAAAGCTCATTGGGAGAATTCTCGAAACGAGGAGGGAGGCGATAACCGAAAAGTTCGGCATAAAAGAGTTCGAGAGCGAGGAGGAGATACTGAGAAAGATCGGTGAAAGGAGGGGACTGATAAAGTCGGGCGGAGAGGTTGATTTGGAGGAAACGGCCCGCTGGCTCCTCCGCGAGTGGCAGACCGGAAGGTTTACACTCTTCGCGAGCGAGGAAGAAAGGGAGAGGGACTTCGTTTGGGACTTCGGGGAAATCCTTGATGAAGTTGAGAGAGAACTCCTCCTCGACCCGAGGAGAATCCTGTGGAAGTACGGGGACGAGCTGAGGGAGAAACTTGACAACCAGAAGCGCGTTGGAGTCAGGGAAATCGAAGGGGTAACGGTTGGAATAGCGACGGGCTTCAAGAAGTGCGACTCCGCCCTGAAGTTCCTCGAAGAGCTTACAGGAAGGAGCGTTTTAGCGGGCGAGTGCTTTGGGAAGAAGTGGAAGGGAGCGATAGCTGTTATGGACTAA
- a CDS encoding TIGR04076 family protein, whose translation MERLEITAKEIRGRCPVFKVGDKIVVEGPMVRLEETDAICTHAFASLLPYIVALRKGIKPSELGLGRGDKAYVQCLDPGPPYTDGGTVIFEITVVRDEAEESVASGKGGNR comes from the coding sequence ATGGAACGGTTGGAAATAACAGCCAAAGAAATAAGAGGAAGATGCCCAGTCTTCAAAGTAGGCGACAAAATCGTTGTAGAAGGCCCAATGGTAAGACTTGAGGAAACCGATGCGATATGCACCCACGCCTTTGCATCCCTGTTGCCATACATAGTGGCACTGAGAAAGGGTATTAAACCGAGCGAGCTAGGCCTTGGCAGGGGAGATAAAGCCTACGTCCAGTGCCTCGACCCTGGGCCGCCGTACACAGACGGTGGAACCGTAATCTTCGAGATAACGGTGGTTAGGGATGAAGCAGAAGAAAGCGTGGCGAGTGGTAAAGGAGGTAATAGATGA
- a CDS encoding DUF515 domain-containing protein — MAEDIEAKIRRLRELGKVTAEPESPPVKPPTASPKKPPRRPRSISSIRERERRKRILIGASILIIIILIISVGAYSYLQSRSANELKNLRNKKINEVNYYFSHYNFSNKECAQKVIQIRSLLLQKIQNANSVSELNSINVKTYFDKAVQVYQECVKEQEKLAYEKKLNQTKQAKIQAIKMAFQPLLSMPLPDSLRAKVISAMKTLEEKVQNAKTIEEVNSINPDPYLLSLWRDYYLWKIDNLPGNDVILEKDGNKQLVSKAEAKSILSTITSYTELLQYKVYKVQYVEIALVLPRDRIAGGFLKPGDAVMFFAKNNTKGSYREIVNQGYVELVLLPTNAGQISVSESQTQTSSSTSSASTTYNENHASTYNPGDFQYSNGTTVSDTYSNSQTSTQSSSASYSYNVNLAEILKAIAAGKIQASDEVKQALQSYGWKVMSLEQSSDMLVLPPNTELLIIVKVPSIFVPDILQNQQYLYVAKIST, encoded by the coding sequence GTGGCAGAGGATATAGAGGCGAAAATACGTCGTTTGAGGGAGCTCGGGAAGGTAACGGCTGAACCCGAGAGCCCTCCGGTTAAACCACCGACGGCTTCACCGAAGAAGCCACCGCGCAGACCGCGCTCAATCAGTAGTATACGCGAGAGGGAGAGGCGTAAGAGAATTCTAATTGGCGCGTCTATTCTGATCATTATCATTTTGATTATATCTGTTGGTGCTTACTCTTATCTCCAGAGCAGAAGTGCGAATGAGCTAAAGAACCTCCGCAACAAAAAGATTAACGAAGTCAACTATTACTTCTCCCATTATAATTTCTCCAATAAGGAATGTGCCCAAAAGGTAATTCAGATTAGAAGCCTGCTCCTCCAGAAAATTCAGAATGCCAATAGTGTTAGTGAACTCAATTCAATAAACGTTAAGACATACTTTGATAAGGCAGTTCAGGTTTATCAGGAGTGTGTAAAAGAACAGGAAAAATTAGCATATGAAAAGAAGCTGAATCAGACTAAACAGGCCAAGATTCAGGCAATCAAGATGGCATTCCAGCCACTTCTTTCAATGCCCCTTCCTGATAGCCTCCGGGCGAAAGTAATCTCAGCTATGAAGACCTTGGAGGAGAAAGTGCAAAACGCCAAAACCATCGAAGAGGTAAACTCCATAAATCCCGACCCATATCTGCTGTCCCTCTGGAGGGACTACTACCTCTGGAAGATTGACAATCTCCCTGGCAACGATGTCATACTTGAGAAAGATGGAAACAAACAGCTCGTATCTAAGGCCGAAGCCAAGTCAATTCTGAGTACTATAACGAGCTATACAGAGTTGCTACAGTACAAGGTCTACAAGGTTCAGTACGTTGAGATTGCCCTCGTCCTTCCAAGGGACAGAATTGCTGGAGGATTCCTTAAGCCGGGAGATGCTGTTATGTTCTTTGCAAAAAACAATACCAAAGGATCTTATCGTGAAATAGTTAATCAGGGCTATGTAGAACTCGTCCTTCTTCCGACCAATGCGGGCCAGATATCTGTGAGTGAGTCCCAAACACAAACGAGTTCAAGCACATCTTCAGCGTCAACAACTTACAATGAAAACCATGCGTCGACTTACAATCCGGGAGATTTCCAGTACTCCAACGGAACTACAGTTTCAGATACTTACTCTAACTCCCAGACTTCTACACAAAGTTCCTCAGCAAGTTATTCCTACAATGTTAACCTAGCAGAGATTCTTAAAGCGATAGCCGCAGGAAAAATACAAGCTAGTGATGAAGTTAAGCAGGCTCTTCAAAGCTACGGTTGGAAAGTTATGAGCTTAGAACAGTCATCGGATATGTTGGTTCTTCCCCCAAACACTGAGCTCCTTATAATAGTTAAGGTTCCATCAATTTTCGTCCCAGATATACTCCAAAATCAGCAGTATCTCTATGTAGCGAAGATTTCGACGTGA